Proteins from a single region of Aythya fuligula isolate bAytFul2 chromosome 3, bAytFul2.pri, whole genome shotgun sequence:
- the CALHM5 gene encoding calcium homeostasis modulator protein 5, with protein sequence MDGFQTILKFFINRRTAIGYSFMALLTLGSERVFSLVAFRCPCSNENFRYGLVFLFSPAFVLLVIGYFLNSKTWKLFTGCWVNPRKIFPKGNICHFFYIFGQITLNALVAPVMWLSVALLNGTFYECALSGLRNPAYLDAICHNKSVKCFEELHKVACGKSTMPFSESEELKLTLQAQSQILGWCVIVTMALLSLLTTCCASCQSKVSHLQLMFWKVYAEKEKEQLEQTFQLYATKLSERNLKCFFENKKPEVIPLPAFRAWEDASQLYSFSSSQQHYSTIHRLVEEGQKEINEERETTLDFVDRREIP encoded by the exons ATGGATGGTTTCCAAACAATCCTGAAATTCTTTATAAACCGGAGAACTGCTATTGGTTACAGTTTTATGGCTCTGCTGACTCTGGGAAGCGAACGTGTATTTTCTCTTGTTGCTTTCAGATGTCCCTGCAGCAATGAAAACTTCAGGTATGGTTTAGtatttctcttctccccagcttttgttttgctggtcATTGGATATTTCTTGAACAGCAAGACCTGGAAGCTCTTCACAGGTTGCTGGGTGAACCCCAGAAAAATATTCCCCAAAGGGAATATCTGCCATTTCTTCTACATCTTTGGACAGATCACTTTAAATGCTCTGGTAGCACCAGTGATGTGGCTTTCGGTGGCTTTGCTCAATGGGACTTTTTATGAATGTGCCCTGAGTGGCTTGAGAAATCCTGCCTACTTAGATGCCATTTGCCACAACAAATCTGTGAAGTGTTTTGAGGAGCTGCACAAGGTGGCCTGTGGCAAAAGCACCATGCCCTTTTCAGAGAGTGAGGAACTCAAGCTAACTCTTCAGGCACAGTCACAG aTTTTAGGCTGGTGTGTGATAGTGACTATGGCCCTTCTCTCCCTGCTAACCActtgctgtgccagctgccagTCAAAAGTCAGCCACCTCCAGCTGATGTTCTGGAAGGTGTATGCCgagaaggagaaggagcaaCTGGAGCAGACTTTCCAGCTGTATGCCACCAAGCTGAGCGAGCGaaacctgaagtgcttttttgagaacaagaaaccggaggTTATTCCCCTGCCAGCTTTTCGGGCATGGGAAGATGCTTCCCAGCTCTATTCTTTCAGCAGTAGCCAACAGCATTACAGCACAATTCACAGGCTAGTTGAAGAAGGCCAGAAAGAAATCAATGAGGAAAGAGAGACAACACTAGACTTTGTAGACAGAAGGGAAATACCATag